The DNA segment CTGCGTACAGCAGTGGGTTTGGGTCTGGGAAGGGTGCCCAAGGATTCATGTAAGCCAGGAACAAGCCCACAAAATGGGGGTGCAGTGTAGTGCTGGTGATGCCCTCAGTTACTGGGAAAACACTAATTACAAGGTGGGCTCAGGAGGGTGATGGAGGGATGGGGGCACCCTGGGCAGTTCTCACCTTGCAGACATCAGGTCCCACCGAAGCTCCATCGAAGGCTGGAGATCTCCAGGCTCTGAGCTGTTCGTAACATGCTTTCAGACCTCAAACAAAACCATCCCAAGAAACCCCTCAATCCCCCCCAAAAGCCCTCAGTGACGGTGCCCTGTTTTCCTTGCAGCCGGAGTGGATGCACACAACAGTGTCATGCTCACGGGCATCACCAGGATGGAAGGACCAACATACCGGGTGGAGCCCCAAGAAGCCATGCCTACCACATCCCCTCCAGCCACCACCATGGCCACCAAGGAGCTGATCATACGGCGTGGGCTGGCGGTGGCTGCAGCCATTGCAATACTTGCACTTGGCATTGTCATAAAGCTGATGACCGGCAAACACTGACTCGCACCAGGGACTGCGGGGACTTTGCTTTGGGGAGCAAAAGCCCCTCCTGATGGATGGGATGGACGAAGCACAGACAGGCCAGCGACAGAATCCAGCATGTGCGTGTCCCACGGGAGCCAAAGGGTCCCCCCCGTCGGCGTTTGGCAGCATCTGCTCAGATGTCGCTCGGGAACAGGCCCTACGGCTGTTCTAATACCCAAAACGCTGCTCTGGGCTGCCCGATGCACAGAAAGCATGCGGTAACACCCTCCAGCTTGCACTGCCAGCTATCACCTGCCAACTGGAGCTGGGCACAGCCTAGCTCACACTGCTGCTCTGTGACAAATGCCAAATAAATAAACCCAGCTGGACACGGGCTGGCTCCTTTGGGCagaggctgggagcaggggaaCATCTGATGCTGGCGGctgcagcccatgcaggagcCTGGGGCACATGggtcttgccctgccccaggtgGCCTTCACAGCAAAAGAAAGGTTTTATTCAGCAAGGTGCAAGGTCAGCTTCCAGTTACAAGTCTGAAGGTAAAAGACTACCAGTAAACCAATAAAAAAATGGGAGTTCAGTTACAGATGAGATGGCTGGCTGCTCAGCCACTCTGGCCAAGGACTTCCCTAGACCTGGGACTCTGGTCGCAGCAATGCCCCTCTGGGCACACAGCCCCACACGTAGTGCACTGGTGGTGTGATGGTCCCTGGCACTCCTCGAGTTCTCGGGGCAGAGTGTGGCCACAGCTCAGAAAGTCTTTGCTGTCCCCTCAGGTAGCCTTTGCGCACCTTGGATGGCTAAAGGTGGTTTCCCGTGCAATGAGATATCATCCGTTCAGTTGTGAGTCCTTTCAAGGATGGGATGCTGCAGGTTCTTAGAGGCTCTTTCGCTCTGccctgggcaggctgctggggacAACCAGCCTTGACTGCCCCCATCCGTAAGACCCACATTCTGTTAGGCTTATTGCTGGTATGAGACAGCTCTCCATGGGGATTACGCGAGGTGTTATGTAGATAGCAAGGTCAGTAACAGCTGGCTTTGTTTTGACACCCTTGTGACAAATGATTCCCCCATTCCCAAGAACTTTTAGATGCGCTCCCGTTTGCAAAGCAGGGCAGATGCTGCCTCCTTCCATCTGCTGCCACTCACGGCTGAGGCACAACCGATGGTGTAGGTCTGAATCAATTCCTGTGCTTCAGCAGGAGCTAGAGCCTCCAGCTTGGGACTTCTCTGCTTTAGGTACGTTTCATTTGCTTCTACCTCTTCAGTGCATTGGCTgccttagaagaaaagaaattgcagcAAAAAACTGTTCAGCACTAGGACTGCAGGGAGCGAGTGGCGAGTTACAGGTCCGGTGTGCTGCTGATTGCTGATTGTCCCTCTGGTCCGGGGGACACCATCGAGAGAGGCACAGAAACAAGGCTGGGTCACACGGAGGGAGCAGAGCCTGAGGCAAGGGGGCAATGGAGGCTGAGACCAGGTGGGGCTCAGGGGACAGAGTTGGGAACACATACTCATGCAGAAAGCAGAGACCTAAAGCTCACCTTTGCCAAAACTGCTGCCACAATCCCCTGCAGGGCCAAGATGAACAGTCCCACTCGGCCCTTGTTAAATCGCTTCAGGAGGAAGAACTTGGCCCAGTCCACCTTCTTCTGGCTGCCAGGCGGGTACCGGAGTTTGTTCACAACCTCCATCTTCAGGTCCTTGATCAAGCAGGCACGGCGGTGGGAGAAGGTCTCAAAGCTGTGCTTGCCGTGGTAGGCGCCCATCCCGCTGTTACCTGAGGGACACAACCTAGGCAGGTCACATCATGCATGGTGACAGTTGCACTTCTTAGATTGTTTGGCAGCTCCCAGGACACCGGGAAAGCTTGGTCACGGTGCTTCTCACACCTGGAGCAAGGTGAAGGGCAGAGAAGCAAAGAGCAGCTTTAATAACTACCCAGAAATAAGTGAGGACCTGCTTGCTTCCTTGAACTGGTGCTGCTCAGGCTGGTTGTGTGCAACCACCCTTGCAATGTTAACAGCAGCAGtcctctcctccccagggccAGTCCTGCTTCTCCCACAAAATTTACACCGGGGTTGAGAACAAGAGGAACAGAGCCTATTATTTCAAGCAGTGGGACATAAGAAGGACATTCAGCAACCTGTCATCAGAAACACCCAAGACCTCAGCCCTCTACGCACTGCCAGGTTGTCTCTGCCACAAAGCCATGAGCCTGACAGTGACCGTGGAAACTCAAACAGCCACTTGGCCACAAGCAAATTCATGCCATGCCCCAGCATGGGAGAACTTGAGCTGTGGACAGATTTGCCAGAGGGTTTTCCTCTCCCACTGGCACCAACACTGCTCCAACCACTAATGAGCCTTTTTACAAAGGAACCCACCAGTGAAAATAATATTAAtgggaaaatgcagctgaaacTTTCTGAATTGCCAAGCAGGCATGGCGGCACCTGGGTCAGAGGCTGCCTCTGGGAGTCTGAAACCAGGCATATGGGATGGAGCAGGGACTTACCCACACGGCTGAAGGGTAGATCTGGAACCAGAGTGCATGAAGACGTCGTTGCCTGTCACGCCACTGCTGGAGGTCTCTCATATCACCTGTCTGAACAACTATCCAGAATGAGAGATGGCACAGAACAGAGGGAAATCAAGACAGGCCACCAACACCACAGCATTTACCAGCGTGGGTGGGTGCCAAGGTGATACCTGCATGCTCCTTTGTGGAGGGGAACAGACTGTGACTTGTTCCTTGAAAGAGGCTGGCTTTACATTACTTAAACACAAGATCTGTCCAGCTGGAACAGAACTGGAATGAGAAGGCTCCATCTCAGCGGGACAGATCGGAGGCAGTGGTACATCTGCAGGAGCCTGGGGTGCTCCTCAGCCCTCACACCCAAAACGCCCGGGGCTGTTGTGTCAGAGCAAAGCCCTGACCTAAATTCCTGAAACTGGCACAATAGAGcctggagcagaggcaggagacATGCAAGGAACCAGAATCCACCAGCGTGGGCCAGCCAGCTGGGACACACAGGGAGCTGTGCAAACACAGAGTCCTTCAGCAGGAGGCTGGgagcctccagcagctctggggacaCTCGCGGCCCCCGTGAGCCAAACGCTGTGATTCACATCCAAAGAGGAGAAGATACAGGTCCTGCGGGGAGCCGTGCCTGGGACTGGCCACGTTCAGGATTCACCTGAGCAGAGAAGCCTCCGTAGGGGAGCACAGCCCAGACCCACCTTCTTGTCGTTGGAGAAGACATACAGGGCAAGGGGCTTCTCCCGACGGTTGATGAACTCGATGGCTTCATCTACGCTCTTCATGGTCAGAATGGGAAGGACCGGTCCAAAGATTTCCTCCTCCATCACCTTTGACTCCGGAGAAACGTCGGTGAGGATAGTCGGTGCTGAGGCAAACAGGCGGGAAGGAGACGGTGTGAGCAGGACAGGGGACACGGTCCATGGCAGGACCTCGTCCTGGGCACCGCCTGCGTACAACACACACCAAACAAGCCACAGCCACCCTCAGCCCCCAAAAGGCACCTGCTaccacctcccctccccaacaGCTGCCAGAAGCACCTATGAAGCAGGAGGCCTCATCAGCCTCTCCCCCGTGAGCAATCTTCTGCCCTTCCAACAGGCCCAGGATCCTCTTGAAGTGACGCTTGTTGATGATCCTTTCGTAATCCGGAGATGACTTCACGTCTTCCCCATAGAACTCCTGCCAAAGGGCACAGCAGAACCAAAGCGCTCAACACACCGTCACAACAGCCACAgctccagggctgcagctccAGAAACTCAGACGTGGGCTGTAACAGGAACAACTCCCACGGCACGAGGAACTCCAACGCTCACCTGCAGCGTCGCCTTGATGTTCTCCACCACCTTGCTCTTTGACAGCCTGCCTGTGCTCCCTGCCAGAAGGTTATCGCAGTAGGGACCAGCACTCCTGTGCTGAGGCATCTCGCAACACACGTGTCATGTTTGGCCAAGCTCTGGCCAGAGCCAGGAGCGGCAGAGGATGAGCAGGATTCCCCAGGACGCTGCAGGGACTTACACGCTCggtttattatttaaattctcAGTGTTTATTTAGTACTTGCAAAATAGATCATTAAAAAGGCTTAGCACATGGATTTTCAACAGACATGAAGAACCCCCACCTGTTGCGCACTAAATGTAATCTTCTACTCTGTGGtgaataattgcatttttaatttttccttatttaaacGTTGAAGATTTCTAATGTCCATTCACCTTAAATTTCTCCAGTGTCCTCTCCCCAGGCTAGGACAAGCCCCATATTATCTCCCAGGGCACGATTACGGCAGACCCAGAAGCTCAAACACAAAGGAGTACACGCTCTTTCAGTAATTGTTTTCCCTTGGAGGAATCTGACCAGGAAGGggtttgtactggttttggctgggatggagttcattttcATCACAGTCGCCAAGTTTCTTCCCACTAGGATGGTGCcgcattttggatttgtgacgaAAACCGTGTCGGTAACACACCCGTggtttagctgttgctgaacagcgcttgcacagcgtcaaggtCTCTCTGTTTCTCACACCGCCCCGCCAGCGCGTAGGCTGGGGTTGGCAAGAAgcggggaggggacacggctgggagagctgaccccaactgaccaaagcgACAGATATTCCAGACACTAGGACGTCGTGCTCAGCCATACAAGCTGGGGGGCAAAAGAAGAGGAAGGTGGGGAGCGGACAGTGCGAGTTACGGcgtctgtcttcccaagtcaccgttacgtgCGATgaagccctgctctcctggggatggctgaacatctgcctgctgaggGGAAGTAGTTCACGTATTCCTTAATTGGCTTGCTTGCACGCCCAGCTTTCGCTTTACCTACTAAACGagctttatctcaacctacaagttttctcCCTGTTACCCTGCCGATCTTCTGCCCTGTCCCgctgggggagtgagcgagtggctgtgtggggcgcAGATGCCCAGCCGGGCTAACCCACAACAGGGCACTTTGTGATTCCCACTTCTCTAAACAGGAGGCCTGAAAGTTCTCTTGTATGAGCCCGAGACACGCTTAGCGGCAAAACACAGGCAGCGCAGGTAGCGTCTCTGGAATTTGCTAACTGCCAGATAATGGTTACAGGCACACGATGAAACCCAGA comes from the Accipiter gentilis chromosome 6, bAccGen1.1, whole genome shotgun sequence genome and includes:
- the LOC126039299 gene encoding aldehyde dehydrogenase, dimeric NADP-preferring-like translates to MPQHRSAGPYCDNLLAGSTGRLSKSKVVENIKATLQEFYGEDVKSSPDYERIINKRHFKRILGLLEGQKIAHGGEADEASCFIAPTILTDVSPESKVMEEEIFGPVLPILTMKSVDEAIEFINRREKPLALYVFSNDKKVGLGCAPLRRLLCSGES